One window of Jannaschia sp. CCS1 genomic DNA carries:
- a CDS encoding OmpA family protein, with product MIVPSPNKDRISALVGPACFVVAGGLAVATAIVAALAIERRSTEDILTALEADGIQWVDVSANGLQVFLDGTAPDEALRFRAQTGASAIVDSDRVINRLDVAALGTAAPPRFSLDMLRNGDGIQLIGLIPGPEGDEAFAVAETIADIAGSADVVNMVEMADLEAPENWDEALAYGLRALAALPRSKVTVLANRVEVEAVGETREERAEFIARLQQNQPAGVEIVLDISAPRPVITPFSLRFVRDDSGARFETCTADTQAAHDQIVAAGQAAGTTGNTPCTIGLGVPSPSWGNAVATSLEALTELGNGSVTLSDADVTLIAAQGTSQELFDTVVGELDADLPAVFSLQAILPEPELEAAAAGPARFTATFDQAQGVRLRGRLPGGAIGQSVQAFAAATFGAGTTDIATREVADLPQGWSIRVMAGLTALSQLEDGVLTIEPDTLRLSGRTGDSELISALTRQIAEDLGPGAIFDMNVAYDEALDPVASQPTPQECEARIRDIQDETKITFDPGSTEINRAAGEVLDEIAEILPDCMHVSMEIGGHTDAQGGETMNLNLSQSRANAVLNGLLARGVLVSNLAAQGYGESQPIADNETEDGREQNRRIEFRLLADAEVAGLAADVDDQPRTRAGILAEGAIADWPFELRPLPRPEPPIDDE from the coding sequence GCTCCACTGAAGACATCCTGACCGCGCTGGAAGCCGACGGCATTCAATGGGTCGATGTTTCGGCCAATGGCCTTCAGGTGTTCTTGGATGGCACAGCGCCGGATGAGGCGTTGCGCTTCCGCGCTCAGACCGGTGCCAGCGCCATTGTGGATTCCGACCGGGTGATCAACCGACTGGATGTGGCCGCGCTTGGCACGGCGGCCCCGCCGCGCTTCTCCCTCGACATGCTGCGCAATGGCGATGGCATCCAGCTGATCGGCCTGATCCCCGGCCCCGAAGGCGATGAAGCCTTCGCCGTGGCCGAGACCATCGCTGATATTGCCGGATCGGCCGACGTCGTGAATATGGTGGAGATGGCGGACCTTGAAGCCCCGGAGAATTGGGACGAGGCGCTCGCCTACGGGTTGCGTGCGCTGGCGGCTCTGCCTCGGTCCAAGGTGACCGTTCTGGCAAACAGGGTCGAGGTTGAAGCGGTTGGCGAAACCCGCGAGGAACGCGCCGAATTCATCGCGCGATTGCAACAGAACCAACCGGCCGGGGTCGAGATTGTTCTCGACATATCTGCCCCCCGCCCGGTGATCACGCCCTTCTCTCTGCGGTTTGTGCGCGACGACAGCGGCGCGCGGTTTGAAACCTGTACCGCCGACACCCAAGCTGCCCATGACCAGATCGTGGCGGCTGGCCAAGCTGCTGGCACCACCGGCAACACACCCTGCACCATCGGTCTTGGCGTGCCGTCCCCAAGCTGGGGCAACGCGGTCGCCACATCACTGGAAGCCCTGACGGAACTGGGCAACGGCAGTGTGACGCTGTCTGATGCTGATGTGACCCTGATCGCCGCCCAAGGCACCTCTCAGGAGCTGTTCGATACGGTTGTGGGCGAATTGGACGCGGACTTGCCCGCCGTCTTCTCGCTCCAGGCGATCCTGCCAGAACCGGAGCTTGAGGCCGCAGCCGCCGGCCCCGCGCGGTTCACTGCCACCTTTGACCAAGCCCAGGGCGTGCGCCTGCGCGGGCGGCTGCCGGGCGGCGCGATTGGCCAATCCGTGCAGGCCTTTGCCGCGGCCACCTTCGGGGCGGGCACGACGGACATTGCAACGCGTGAAGTCGCCGATCTGCCGCAAGGCTGGTCGATCCGCGTCATGGCGGGCCTCACGGCCTTGTCGCAACTGGAAGATGGCGTCCTGACGATTGAGCCCGATACCCTGCGCCTGTCGGGCCGAACGGGCGACAGCGAGTTGATCTCTGCCCTTACCCGCCAGATCGCCGAAGATCTGGGCCCGGGTGCCATTTTCGACATGAATGTGGCCTATGATGAGGCGCTGGATCCCGTCGCATCCCAACCCACCCCTCAGGAATGTGAAGCGCGCATTCGCGACATCCAGGACGAGACGAAGATTACCTTCGACCCCGGCTCGACCGAGATCAACCGCGCGGCCGGCGAGGTGCTGGACGAGATCGCCGAGATTTTGCCCGATTGCATGCATGTGAGCATGGAGATCGGGGGGCATACCGATGCCCAGGGCGGGGAGACCATGAACCTCAACCTCAGCCAGTCCCGCGCCAATGCGGTCCTGAACGGCCTTCTGGCCCGCGGCGTGCTGGTCAGCAACCTTGCCGCCCAAGGCTATGGCGAAAGCCAGCCCATTGCCGACAACGAGACGGAAGACGGGCGCGAACAGAACCGTCGCATCGAGTTCCGCCTGCTTGCCGACGCCGAAGTCGCGGGTCTGGCCGCCGACGTCGATGACCAGCCACGCACCCGCGCAGGCATTCTGGCGGAGGGCGCAATTGCCGATTGGCCGTTTGAGCTGCGGCCCCTTCCCCGCCCGGAGCCGCCCATCGATGACGAGTAA
- a CDS encoding molybdenum cofactor biosynthesis protein MoaE: protein MSVQVRAEPFDQGAALNAFSESARGVGAIVSFTGVTRDVAEGDMIAMEIEHYPGMTERALTEIRSDAMERFSLSNAMIIHRYGRLAPGDVIMMVATASRHRADAFQGAEFLMDYLKSRAPFWKREVTQRGSDWVAAKDADEEALERW from the coding sequence ATGTCCGTCCAGGTCCGCGCAGAGCCGTTTGATCAGGGCGCCGCGCTGAATGCCTTTTCAGAGAGTGCCAGGGGTGTAGGGGCGATCGTCAGCTTCACCGGTGTCACACGGGATGTGGCGGAGGGGGATATGATCGCCATGGAGATCGAGCATTATCCGGGCATGACCGAGCGCGCGCTGACCGAGATCCGCTCGGACGCGATGGAGCGGTTCAGTCTGTCCAATGCCATGATCATCCACCGATACGGACGCCTCGCCCCGGGGGACGTTATCATGATGGTGGCCACGGCATCCCGCCACCGGGCCGACGCCTTTCAAGGGGCGGAGTTCCTGATGGACTACCTCAAGTCTCGCGCACCGTTCTGGAAACGGGAGGTCACGCAACGCGGCTCTGACTGGGTGGCCGCAAAGGACGCCGATGAGGAGGCGTTGGAGCGCTGGTAG
- the moaD gene encoding molybdopterin converting factor subunit 1 — MDLRYFAWLRERIGTAHEVVETDATTVAELIEELKGRSDAHAYALSDLKAVRAAVDQTLVDFDTPLKDAREVALFPPMTGG, encoded by the coding sequence ATGGATCTGCGATATTTTGCCTGGCTGCGCGAGCGGATCGGAACGGCCCATGAGGTGGTCGAGACGGACGCCACGACCGTGGCCGAGTTGATCGAAGAGCTGAAGGGGCGCTCGGACGCCCACGCCTATGCCTTGTCAGATCTGAAGGCCGTGCGGGCGGCGGTGGACCAGACGTTGGTTGATTTCGACACGCCGCTGAAAGATGCGCGCGAAGTGGCACTGTTCCCGCCGATGACAGGGGGCTGA
- the pgsA gene encoding CDP-diacylglycerol--glycerol-3-phosphate 3-phosphatidyltransferase — protein sequence MQWNVPNILTLVRLIAAPMVGFVFLLLPRPFADWVALFLFMAASMTDYLDGLLARKWGQESRFGAMLDPIADKAMVVIALAVLLVIMSLDHGWSALILVPVIVILFREIFVSGLREFLGAHAGTLQVTKLAKWKTTLQMVAIGLLFCWGLFTHYFWALTFGMDAALIDGIMSGDIPDEFGLIWIEFGFFWSGVVGQVLLWVAALLTAITGFDYYMKARPFLQEDS from the coding sequence ATGCAGTGGAACGTGCCCAATATCCTCACCCTCGTGCGCCTGATCGCGGCGCCTATGGTGGGGTTTGTGTTCCTGCTTCTGCCACGTCCTTTCGCCGATTGGGTGGCGCTGTTTCTTTTCATGGCGGCGTCAATGACCGACTATCTGGACGGTCTTCTGGCGCGCAAATGGGGGCAGGAAAGCCGCTTTGGCGCGATGCTGGACCCGATTGCCGATAAGGCCATGGTGGTGATCGCGCTGGCGGTTCTGCTGGTGATCATGAGCCTGGACCACGGGTGGTCGGCCTTGATCCTGGTGCCAGTCATCGTCATCCTGTTCCGGGAGATATTCGTCTCTGGCCTGCGTGAATTTCTGGGCGCGCATGCGGGCACGTTGCAGGTCACCAAGCTGGCGAAATGGAAGACGACGTTGCAGATGGTGGCCATTGGCCTGCTGTTTTGCTGGGGTCTTTTCACTCATTATTTCTGGGCGTTGACCTTCGGCATGGACGCGGCGTTGATTGACGGGATCATGTCGGGCGACATCCCCGATGAATTCGGCTTGATCTGGATCGAGTTCGGCTTCTTCTGGAGCGGTGTCGTAGGGCAAGTGCTCCTGTGGGTTGCGGCCCTTCTGACGGCGATCACAGGGTTTGACTACTACATGAAAGCACGGCCCTTTTTGCAGGAGGACAGCTGA
- the uvrC gene encoding excinuclease ABC subunit UvrC: protein MKNETEAVADQPPKTGPVKPGHEVIADYVRTLDMSPGVYRMLDSQSRVLYVGKARALKRRVASYAKPSGHSPRIARMIRDTASMMFLTTRTETEALLLEQNLIKQLKPKFNVLLRDDKSFPNILVSDEHAFPQIKKHRGSKKEKGSYFGPFASAGAVNRTLNQLQKVFLLRNCTDAVFESRTRPCLLYQIKRCSGPCVGHISEEDYGASVKDAVRFLKGDSTDLQRQLADGMAAASEAMEFERAAALRDRIRALTNVQSAQGINPQGVKEADVIALHMEGGQACVQVFFIRANQNWGNRDFYPRVGADIEEPEVLEAFLGQFYDQKEPPKQLLLSHPVESMDLMVDALSGKRGTKVEILVPQRGEKAELVDGARRNARESLGRKMAETQAQGKLLDGLAGAFGLDGPPKRVEVYDNSHIQGAHAVGAMIVAGPEGYLKSQYRKFNIKGGSLTPGDDFGMMKEVLTRRFARLLKEDPDRETEAWPDLLLIDGGAGQISAVKEIMDDLGVDDVPFIGVAKGIDRDQGKEEFYRPGQPVFALKRNDPVLYFVQRMRDEAHRFAIGAHRAKRSKAVSATPLDDVPGVGAGRKRALLAHFGSAKAVARANLSDLTAVDGVSEGLAQKIYDFFHDQA, encoded by the coding sequence ATGAAAAATGAGACCGAAGCCGTCGCAGATCAGCCGCCCAAAACGGGTCCCGTGAAGCCGGGGCATGAGGTGATCGCGGATTATGTCCGGACGCTCGACATGAGCCCCGGGGTCTACCGCATGCTCGATAGCCAGAGCCGGGTGCTCTACGTTGGCAAGGCGCGCGCGTTGAAACGCCGGGTTGCGAGCTATGCGAAACCAAGCGGTCACAGCCCCCGGATCGCTCGGATGATCCGCGACACCGCCTCGATGATGTTCCTGACCACGCGGACGGAAACCGAGGCGCTTCTGCTGGAGCAGAACCTGATCAAGCAGCTTAAGCCCAAGTTCAATGTGCTGCTGCGTGATGACAAGAGCTTCCCGAATATTCTGGTCAGCGACGAACACGCCTTTCCCCAGATCAAGAAGCATCGCGGATCGAAGAAAGAGAAGGGAAGCTACTTCGGTCCCTTCGCCAGCGCAGGCGCAGTGAACCGCACCCTGAACCAGTTGCAAAAGGTATTTCTGCTGCGAAATTGCACGGATGCGGTGTTCGAGTCCCGCACGCGGCCCTGTCTGCTGTATCAGATCAAGCGGTGCAGTGGGCCCTGCGTGGGCCACATCAGCGAAGAGGATTACGGGGCGTCGGTCAAAGATGCCGTGCGGTTTTTGAAGGGCGACAGCACCGATCTTCAACGGCAGCTGGCCGACGGTATGGCGGCGGCGTCCGAGGCGATGGAGTTTGAACGCGCCGCGGCCCTGCGCGACCGCATCCGTGCGCTGACCAACGTGCAAAGCGCCCAAGGCATCAACCCGCAAGGCGTGAAAGAGGCCGACGTGATTGCCCTGCATATGGAAGGCGGACAGGCCTGCGTGCAGGTCTTCTTCATCCGCGCCAACCAGAATTGGGGCAACCGCGATTTCTACCCGCGCGTTGGCGCAGACATCGAGGAGCCTGAGGTGCTGGAGGCGTTCCTGGGCCAGTTCTATGACCAGAAAGAACCGCCAAAGCAGCTTCTTTTGTCCCATCCCGTGGAAAGCATGGACCTGATGGTGGACGCGTTGTCCGGCAAACGCGGCACCAAGGTCGAAATCCTGGTGCCGCAGCGCGGCGAGAAGGCAGAGCTTGTGGACGGCGCGCGGCGCAATGCGCGCGAAAGTCTGGGCCGCAAGATGGCGGAGACGCAGGCCCAGGGCAAACTTCTGGATGGGCTGGCCGGGGCCTTCGGGCTGGACGGCCCGCCGAAGCGCGTTGAGGTCTACGACAACTCCCACATCCAAGGGGCCCATGCGGTGGGCGCGATGATCGTCGCGGGGCCGGAGGGGTATCTGAAGAGCCAGTACCGCAAGTTCAACATCAAGGGCGGCAGCCTGACCCCGGGCGATGATTTCGGGATGATGAAAGAGGTGCTGACACGCCGGTTCGCGCGCCTTTTGAAGGAAGACCCGGACCGGGAGACCGAGGCCTGGCCGGACCTGCTGTTGATTGACGGCGGCGCGGGTCAAATCTCAGCGGTGAAGGAAATCATGGACGATCTGGGCGTCGACGACGTGCCGTTCATTGGCGTCGCCAAGGGCATCGACCGCGATCAGGGCAAGGAAGAATTCTACCGCCCCGGCCAGCCCGTCTTTGCGTTGAAGCGCAACGATCCGGTCCTGTATTTCGTGCAGCGGATGCGCGATGAGGCGCACCGGTTCGCTATCGGGGCCCACCGGGCGAAGCGATCCAAGGCCGTGTCGGCCACGCCGCTGGATGATGTGCCGGGCGTTGGCGCGGGGCGCAAACGGGCGCTGTTGGCGCATTTTGGTAGTGCAAAGGCGGTCGCGCGCGCCAATCTGTCGGATCTGACGGCGGTGGATGGCGTCAGCGAGGGTTTGGCCCAGAAGATCTACGACTTCTTCCACGATCAGGCGTGA
- a CDS encoding SDR family oxidoreductase produces the protein MAALVTGAAKRLGRAMALELAAQGHDVAIHYNGSADAAEATAEEARALGVNAIALQADLLDEDAVQGLMPRVIEALGPVEVLVNSASVFDYDNIASATRATWDAHMMSNLRAPFVLTQALAAQLPDPDIDAGGEPVARGLVVNMVDQRVRKLTPEFMTYTIAKMGLWAFTQTAAQGLAPRCRVNAIGPGPTMQGARQSAEHFAAQRAATVLERGAGPQEIVEALRYFLSAKAVTGQLLCVDGGQHLVWETPDVLGVE, from the coding sequence ATGGCAGCATTGGTAACAGGGGCCGCCAAACGGCTTGGTCGCGCGATGGCGCTGGAACTGGCCGCGCAAGGTCATGACGTGGCGATCCATTACAATGGCAGTGCCGATGCGGCGGAGGCCACGGCGGAGGAGGCCCGTGCCCTGGGTGTGAACGCCATCGCCCTGCAAGCGGACCTGTTGGACGAGGACGCCGTGCAGGGCCTGATGCCCCGTGTCATTGAGGCGCTGGGACCGGTGGAGGTGCTGGTCAACAGTGCCTCGGTCTTTGACTACGACAACATCGCATCGGCGACGCGCGCGACATGGGACGCCCACATGATGTCCAACCTGCGCGCGCCCTTTGTGCTGACCCAGGCGCTGGCCGCGCAATTGCCCGACCCGGACATCGACGCGGGCGGAGAGCCTGTCGCACGCGGCCTTGTGGTGAATATGGTCGACCAAAGGGTGCGCAAGCTGACACCAGAGTTCATGACCTACACGATTGCCAAAATGGGTCTGTGGGCTTTTACGCAGACCGCCGCCCAGGGTCTCGCGCCGCGCTGTCGCGTCAACGCCATCGGCCCGGGTCCCACAATGCAGGGCGCGCGCCAGTCGGCAGAGCACTTCGCTGCACAGCGCGCGGCCACGGTTTTGGAACGCGGCGCCGGCCCGCAGGAGATTGTGGAGGCGCTGCGATACTTTCTATCGGCAAAGGCGGTCACGGGGCAGCTTTTGTGCGTGGACGGGGGCCAACATCTGGTCTGGGAAACACCGGACGTTTTGGGAGTGGAGTGA
- a CDS encoding calcium/sodium antiporter produces MADQFGFAILGLVILLLAGDVLVKGAVNLALRLGIPALIVSLTIVAFGTSAPELLISVQSILDGVPGLALGNVVGSNTANVLLVLGVPALLAGLAATSDTRREYTFMMVGTLLFIGLCFLGPLTWWHGVILLIGLGFVLGDAVRKARAHRKSDNGDDDLDDLEEADPDMRWWKIGVYLALGLVGLPLGASLLIDSATAIATEYGISDAVIGLTLVAVGTSLPELATTVMAAFRRQADVAIGNVIGSNVFNLLAIIGIAVFVGPIPVDPDILRFDLWVMLAASVVLAPFVFFRWGMGRLVGLAFTGLYVGYMMLLLM; encoded by the coding sequence ATGGCTGACCAATTTGGCTTCGCGATCCTGGGGCTGGTGATCCTGCTCCTGGCCGGTGACGTGCTGGTGAAGGGCGCGGTGAACCTGGCCCTGCGGCTGGGCATCCCGGCGTTGATCGTGTCGCTGACGATCGTGGCGTTTGGGACCTCCGCGCCTGAGCTGTTGATTTCCGTCCAGTCGATCCTTGATGGGGTTCCGGGCCTCGCCCTTGGGAACGTCGTGGGCTCAAACACGGCAAATGTGCTGCTGGTGCTGGGGGTGCCTGCCCTGCTGGCGGGTCTGGCGGCCACCAGCGACACGCGGCGTGAATACACGTTCATGATGGTGGGCACGCTTCTGTTCATTGGCCTGTGTTTCCTTGGGCCATTGACGTGGTGGCACGGGGTGATCCTGCTGATCGGTCTGGGGTTCGTGCTGGGCGATGCCGTGCGCAAAGCCCGCGCGCACCGCAAATCCGACAACGGCGATGACGATCTGGATGATCTGGAAGAGGCCGATCCCGACATGCGCTGGTGGAAGATCGGCGTCTACCTTGCGTTGGGCCTTGTGGGCCTGCCCCTGGGGGCGAGCCTGTTGATTGACAGCGCCACGGCGATTGCGACGGAATACGGTATCTCGGATGCGGTCATTGGCCTGACGCTGGTGGCCGTGGGCACGTCACTGCCGGAACTTGCGACCACCGTCATGGCCGCGTTCCGTCGCCAGGCGGATGTCGCGATTGGGAACGTCATCGGCTCAAACGTCTTCAACCTTCTGGCGATCATCGGCATCGCGGTCTTCGTGGGGCCCATCCCCGTCGACCCGGATATCCTGCGGTTCGACTTGTGGGTGATGCTGGCGGCCTCCGTCGTGTTGGCGCCCTTCGTGTTCTTCCGCTGGGGTATGGGGCGTCTCGTCGGTCTGGCTTTTACTGGCCTGTATGTGGGCTATATGATGCTCCTCTTGATGTAG
- a CDS encoding S49 family peptidase: MKRFIPFMSSDPRVSVIRLQGAIASGTRGGINDATFAPVIEKAFAKGKPKAVALVMNSPGGSPVQSALVAARIRRLAEEKDIPVHAFVEDVAASGGYWLACAADDIWVDPSSIVGSIGVVSAGFGFVEALGKLGVERRVHTAGENKSILDPFSPEKDEDVERLKSLQTDIHASFIDHVKTRRGDRLKDHPEMFTGAFWTGTRGVELGLADGIAHLVPKMKEVYGDKVTFTVHGPKKPLIPRLGAQVLADLDQSVEERALYARYGLT, encoded by the coding sequence ATGAAACGTTTTATCCCCTTTATGTCGTCCGATCCCCGCGTCTCGGTCATCCGGTTGCAGGGCGCGATTGCGTCCGGCACGCGCGGGGGCATCAATGATGCGACCTTCGCGCCGGTGATTGAGAAGGCCTTCGCCAAGGGCAAGCCCAAGGCGGTGGCTTTGGTCATGAATTCGCCCGGTGGATCGCCGGTTCAATCCGCGTTGGTTGCAGCCCGCATCCGGCGGTTGGCGGAAGAAAAAGACATCCCCGTCCATGCCTTCGTGGAGGATGTGGCAGCCTCCGGCGGCTATTGGCTGGCCTGCGCTGCTGACGACATCTGGGTGGATCCGAGTTCCATCGTCGGCTCCATCGGTGTGGTCTCGGCGGGTTTTGGGTTTGTGGAGGCGTTGGGCAAGCTGGGGGTGGAGCGCCGCGTGCACACCGCGGGCGAGAACAAAAGCATCCTCGATCCCTTCTCGCCTGAGAAGGACGAGGACGTTGAGCGCCTGAAATCACTGCAAACCGATATCCACGCGTCGTTCATCGACCATGTGAAGACCCGCCGTGGGGATCGCCTGAAAGATCACCCGGAGATGTTCACCGGCGCCTTCTGGACTGGAACGCGCGGCGTGGAGCTGGGCCTGGCAGACGGCATCGCGCATCTGGTGCCGAAGATGAAAGAGGTCTATGGCGACAAGGTGACATTCACCGTCCATGGCCCGAAGAAACCGCTGATCCCGCGTCTGGGCGCGCAAGTGCTGGCCGATCTGGACCAGAGCGTTGAGGAACGCGCGCTCTACGCCCGGTATGGGCTGACGTGA
- a CDS encoding fumarylacetoacetate hydrolase family protein: MKFVRWGEAGAEKPGVLDADGGVRDLSGVVADIDGTSLAAMPEITPEDLPLVGNPRLGPCVGNVGKLVCVGLNYADHAAEGGWDVPTEPVLFMKAVTAISGPNDPVILPPGSEKTDWEVELVIVIGTHAKNTTDGAAHIAGYCLGNDVSERAWQQEHGGQWTKGKSHDTFAPLGPWLVTADELGDPTGRSIWLDVDGERMQDGNTDTMIFKPDFIVEYISRFMTLEPGDIIFTGTPPGVGLGRRPQVFLRAGQEMHLGIDGLGEQRLPVVAS, from the coding sequence ATGAAATTTGTCAGATGGGGGGAGGCGGGCGCGGAAAAGCCCGGCGTGCTAGATGCAGATGGCGGGGTGCGTGACCTGAGCGGTGTTGTTGCCGATATCGATGGCACGTCCCTGGCGGCGATGCCCGAGATCACGCCGGAAGACCTGCCCCTTGTGGGCAACCCGCGCCTTGGTCCTTGCGTCGGCAACGTCGGCAAGCTGGTCTGCGTGGGCCTCAACTATGCGGACCATGCCGCAGAAGGCGGGTGGGATGTCCCGACCGAACCGGTGCTGTTCATGAAGGCTGTCACCGCCATTTCCGGCCCCAACGACCCGGTGATCCTGCCACCCGGCAGCGAGAAGACGGATTGGGAGGTGGAGTTGGTCATCGTCATCGGCACGCACGCGAAGAATACGACGGACGGGGCCGCGCATATCGCGGGCTATTGTCTTGGCAATGACGTGTCGGAACGGGCCTGGCAGCAAGAGCACGGCGGCCAATGGACCAAGGGCAAGTCCCACGACACCTTCGCGCCGCTTGGCCCCTGGCTGGTGACGGCCGATGAATTGGGCGATCCCACAGGACGCTCCATCTGGCTGGATGTGGACGGAGAGCGGATGCAAGACGGCAATACCGATACGATGATCTTCAAGCCCGATTTCATCGTCGAATACATCAGCCGCTTCATGACGCTGGAGCCCGGTGACATCATCTTCACCGGCACGCCGCCCGGTGTGGGCCTTGGCCGGCGACCCCAGGTCTTTCTGCGCGCGGGGCAAGAGATGCATCTGGGCATTGACGGCTTGGGAGAGCAGCGGCTGCCAGTCGTGGCGTCCTGA
- a CDS encoding Dabb family protein: MLYHLVMLEPEGEGAMDRIMEAMAILDGLAPELPGLTEFRHGPNRDFEQKSERYPYGFLCTFTDKAALDAYAVHPTHQRAGGMLVASCRNGADGILVVDLEV, from the coding sequence ATGCTATATCACTTGGTGATGTTGGAGCCTGAAGGCGAGGGCGCGATGGACCGGATCATGGAGGCGATGGCGATCCTGGACGGTCTCGCGCCCGAGTTGCCCGGCCTCACGGAGTTCCGCCACGGCCCCAACCGCGATTTTGAGCAGAAGTCCGAACGCTATCCCTATGGCTTCCTGTGCACCTTCACGGATAAAGCCGCGCTTGATGCCTATGCGGTCCACCCCACCCACCAGCGCGCAGGCGGCATGTTGGTCGCGTCCTGCAGGAATGGCGCGGACGGGATCTTAGTGGTTGATCTGGAGGTCTGA
- a CDS encoding glycerate kinase type-2 family protein — protein sequence MTPNDFLRGLFDCAVRVADPMQSLARALPPKPEGRVVVIGAGKASARMAEAVEAEWGPCEGLVITRYGYGRPCQGIEIVEASHPVPDRAGVLATKRLLALLDTVGEGDFVLALISGGGSALLCAPVDGVSLQEKQELTAGLLASGAPIGTINGIRKEVSAVKGGRLAAAAYPARMLALMISDVPGDDPGDIASGPTVGHGGSAARTLEELDKWGVTPAPSIQNYLEKGGNPVLPDDPRLARTDNVIYAAPSQSLAAAAESARAEGYTVEMLGDSIEGEAREVAADHAARALKAAPGTVILSGGELTVTRRGNGIGGPNAEYALALAIALKGKDNIHAIACDTDGVDGAAEVAGAVIGPDTLAKATTLTPDHALATNDAHSFFASIGDQVVTGPTLTNVNDFRAILIT from the coding sequence ATGACGCCAAACGATTTTCTGCGGGGCCTCTTCGATTGCGCCGTCCGCGTGGCGGACCCGATGCAATCGCTCGCACGCGCCTTGCCGCCCAAGCCCGAGGGCCGCGTGGTGGTCATCGGCGCGGGCAAGGCCAGTGCGCGGATGGCAGAGGCGGTGGAGGCTGAATGGGGCCCGTGCGAGGGGCTGGTGATCACACGCTATGGCTACGGGCGCCCCTGTCAGGGCATTGAAATCGTTGAAGCATCCCATCCCGTGCCCGACAGGGCGGGGGTCTTGGCGACCAAACGGCTGCTGGCCCTGCTGGACACGGTGGGGGAGGGGGATTTCGTCCTCGCGCTGATCTCCGGCGGCGGGTCGGCGCTGTTATGCGCACCGGTCGATGGCGTGAGTTTGCAGGAGAAACAAGAGCTTACGGCGGGTCTTCTGGCGTCTGGTGCGCCGATTGGCACGATCAACGGCATCCGGAAAGAGGTTTCTGCCGTCAAGGGTGGGCGTTTGGCGGCAGCCGCCTACCCGGCGCGAATGTTGGCGCTTATGATCTCCGACGTGCCCGGCGACGACCCGGGCGACATTGCCAGCGGTCCGACCGTCGGCCACGGGGGCAGCGCGGCTAGGACATTGGAAGAATTGGATAAATGGGGCGTGACCCCAGCGCCGTCGATCCAGAACTACCTGGAAAAAGGTGGCAATCCGGTCTTGCCCGATGATCCGCGCCTCGCGCGGACGGACAACGTGATCTACGCGGCCCCGTCGCAGTCGCTCGCGGCCGCGGCTGAGAGCGCGCGCGCGGAAGGCTACACGGTTGAAATGCTGGGAGATTCCATTGAAGGAGAGGCCAGAGAGGTGGCTGCGGACCATGCCGCCCGTGCGTTGAAGGCGGCCCCCGGCACGGTCATTCTTTCAGGTGGCGAACTGACTGTGACCCGCCGTGGAAACGGTATCGGCGGGCCCAATGCCGAATACGCCCTGGCACTGGCCATCGCCCTGAAAGGCAAGGATAATATCCACGCCATCGCCTGTGATACAGACGGCGTGGATGGCGCGGCAGAGGTCGCGGGCGCGGTCATCGGCCCCGATACGCTGGCAAAAGCCACAACGCTGACGCCCGACCATGCGCTGGCCACCAACGACGCCCACAGCTTTTTCGCGTCAATCGGCGATCAGGTTGTTACCGGTCCGACGCTGACAAACGTTAACGATTTCCGCGCGATTTTGATCACGTAG